The genomic interval TGGCTGCTTCAACGAACATGAGTGGGACTCTAATAGGTAATCCTGGAGCAGTTTCTATGGGGGCAGATGGACAATTACTGGGGAGATTACTTTCTACCGATGGTGCTATTTCTATTTATGGTACTGTTGCTTCAAATGTGAATATAAATAAATGGAAAGGCTCTATAAGCAATAACTGGAATATTTCCGGAAACTGGACTAAAAATTCAGTACCAGCAGCTGATGCGAGTATCCTTTTTGATGAAGCTCCTTCGAATCATTTAGTACTGGATCAGAATCGATCAGTTACTAATATTGTAAATGCACAATCTGTCTATAGAGTAGTTTGCAATGGCTATAAACTTACTTTGAAAGGGAATGTGCTTTTTACAAACGGAGCACAGATAGATGCCTTAGCGACTAATTCGATCGTTGAGTATGCTGGTATTTCATCACAAACCATTGAAAGCAGTCAATATCTCAACGAAAAAATATTTAATTTATACATCGAGAATACAGTAGGGGTGGATCTCAATACCGACTTCACTCTTGATAATAATCTGATAATTAATTCAGGGAAAATATTCACAATTCAAGCTGCTAAAAGCCTAACCGTTTCAGGTTCGATTACTAATAATTCTAATACTTCAGGACTAGTTCTAAAATCGACTGCTACTGGTACTGCTTCTCTAATCCATTATTCTGATAATGTTTCTGCAACTGTACAAAGATACATCAGCGGTGTAAAAGAAGCTTGGCATTTTCTGTCGGCACCAGTTTCTGATCAAGTTATAGCAGGGACTTCTTGGGCACCTTCTGGAACTTATGGCAATGGAACAGGTTATGATTTGTACCTTTGGAATGAGCCAACTCCTTGTTGGACTTACTTATTAAACACAACAGTAGCACCAACTTGGCCTTCTCTTCATCCTACAGGGAATTTTGTAAAAGGAAGAGGGTATTTGTATTCGACTCAAGCGCTAAACCCTACCAAAGAATTTACAGGATTATTGAATAATGGAAATATAACGTATCCACTTACCAATAGCAGTCCAGATTTGACTGTGAAAGGATTTAATTTAATTGGAAATCCATATCCATCATCAATAGATTGGAAATCCATTTCAGGTTGGACACGATCAGATTTAATGACTTCTGTTGGGGGGTATGATATGTGGATTTGGAATCCTGATGCTAATAATTATGGCGTGTATAACTCTTTAGGGACAACGGGAACTAATAGTGTTACCCAATATATTCCGCCAACTCAAGGTTTTTTTGTTAGAGCTTCAACTGAAGGTTCTGTTGCCATGAGCAATGCGGTTAGAGTAAATAATGGTGCTAGCAATTGGATGAAAATTAAAGCCGAAAAAGAGAATCGTCTGAAAGTAAAGATAGAATCTAAGGATGGTAATGGTTTTGATGAGGTTTTAGCAGAATTTGGTTATGACTCAAATGAAGCAGGAGCTTTAAAGCTCTTTAGTCGTAGTTTAGTAGCTCCGTCTATATACTGGAACGAGTCTAATAAGGATTTAACAGTACGTTATTTGACAAATGTAATCGAAAATTCTAAACTCCCGTTGCTGTTCAAAGCAGGGAAAAGTGGTTCGTTTACTATGACCTTGGATTATCATATTTCAAATCTTTCAACCTTTTTATTAGAAGATAAAAAAACGAATACAATCCAAGATTTAAATGAATCTCCAAGTTATCAATTTAACGCTACGGTTAATGATGCGGATGATAGATTTGTATTGCATTTTGCTCCTATCATAGTAGAGCCGGTGAAATTACCAGCACTTATTTACTACAACGGTAGTGAAATTGTGGTAGATTTGACACTGGTCGAAAACAAAACAACCATTAAAATCTATGATATTGCAGGTAAATTATTAGCAGATAAATGGGTTGATGGTAAAATGGTGCATCGTTTTGTGGTAAATAATAAAAACGAAATTTATATTGTGCTGGCAAATAGTAATGGTAAATTAATTAGCCAAAAGGTCTTTGTCTATTAATTTAAAAAAAAAATATTGTATTTTTATCCAGTATTAAGTTTAATTGAAATTCCAAACCTTGAAGCATTACTCATTTTTTTTAATTATTATATTTTTTAATTCCTGTCAATTTTTTGACAAGCAATCGCCCTCGGAAAAGGAATTGTTGCAAAAGGAACTGAAATCGATAAACTGGAAAGAAGTAGACGAATATCCTTCATTTGTGGATTGTAACCAAATTGAAGGCAAGGTTGAACGTCAAAAATGCTTTTTTCAATTTTTAACTGAGTTAATTCAAGAGAAAATACGCATTGATACTCTTTCTACCTTGTATCCAGAATTAGACACCATTGAAGTAAAAGTAACCATTTACCCCAATTCTAGAATTCAATTTGAGCCTCTGTTTCCCAAAGATTCAGTTGCTTATGATAGAGTGAAGATTGACAGTATTCTGAGACGAAGATTGGTTGGCTTCCCTAAAGTTAATCCTGCTATAAAACGAGGAATTCCTGTGAAAACACAATTTATATTACCTGTAATTCTTAAAGTAGAGTAATTTTTAGGAGCTATTTCCAGCTTTCGCCTTTATCTCGTTCCGTTTCACTCCACGAGGATATCAGCTCTATCAGGGCTAGGACATTTCAATTCGATTCTCATATCATTTTTCAAAGTGACGTCCTTTCCATTCGTATTTCCCTAAAAGGCTAAACAATGCAACAGATACCGACCAAAAAGGATACAAAATACTACTAGCAATTAAATACTTGGGTTTGTAATTCAAGAAACGATTGGATTGCATAATCAAAACGGTATCTACACTTATTTTTAGCAAAAATAAAGAAACGATAACCCATAGATTCAAAAAAAAGAATCCCAAAATGATAGCTAAATTTCCAGTAAAAACAACAAGTCCCAATCCTTTTCCAAAATCACTTTTATAAGAACTCGTTTTGGCAGCCCAGCGTACTCTTTGATGAAAAACGGATTTCCAATTATCCAGTGGTTTTGTGGTTATAATATTGTCGTTCGATTTTAGATAATGTACTTGGTCTGGAGTATAGGCAATGGCTTTCTGTAATAGGAAAACATCATCTCCGCTGGCAATCGAATCATTGCCTTCAAATCCTTTTAACTCCTGAAAAAAGGCTTTAGAGTAAGCTAAATTTGCACCGTTGCACATAAAACCATTCCCAAGTCCAAAACTACCAATAGTTGCTCCTTGTAAACTCGATAAATCCAATTGTTGAAAATGATGTAAAAACGAATTTTGACACTCATAGCTTACCGCTCCAGCTATCATTTGGACAGTGTTATTTTGAATGTATTGATCTAAAGTCAATAGCCAGTTTTTAGGAACAGTACAATCGGCATCGGTAGTGATGACCCAATCAGTAGTGACCATTTGCATGGCGGTTACAATTGCGTCCTTTTTAGGGGAATTGGAAACTCTTTTGTTGTCAATTAAATGGACTTGAAACTTGAAACTTGAAACTGAAAACTTTTCTCCAGACTCATCATCAACCAAAATCACCTCAAATAAATGGGTTGGGTAATCGAGTTGTGAAATGCTTTCTAAAAGATGAGGTAGATTTTCGGTTTCATTTCGAAAAGGAACAATAATCGTGAACTTTGTTTTAGGTGTCGAATGCGGTATTGTATATTCTTTGATGTTCGTAAAGCCATAAATTAATCCTAAAATGGAAAGACAATAAAGGAGTATAAGGAATACAGCTATAACCATTTTTTTTGATTTAAGTTTCGGTTCCTGTAATGAGCGAACTTTTGAAATTCAAAACATAAATACTTCCAATTACTACTGGAATCACCACATTCAAAAACCACATCAAAGTAGAAACGAAAATGATAATCCATTCGTTTACGCCTAGAATTCCTAAGAAAAATAAAGCGACACTTCCTTTTATCGCAAATTCCAAAAACTGAAAACTAGGTAGGGAAGAAGCCAAGAAGTAAACGCTAGAGACAGCTGCCATCA from Flavobacterium ovatum carries:
- a CDS encoding glycosyltransferase, with the translated sequence MVIAVFLILLYCLSILGLIYGFTNIKEYTIPHSTPKTKFTIIVPFRNETENLPHLLESISQLDYPTHLFEVILVDDESGEKFSVSSFKFQVHLIDNKRVSNSPKKDAIVTAMQMVTTDWVITTDADCTVPKNWLLTLDQYIQNNTVQMIAGAVSYECQNSFLHHFQQLDLSSLQGATIGSFGLGNGFMCNGANLAYSKAFFQELKGFEGNDSIASGDDVFLLQKAIAYTPDQVHYLKSNDNIITTKPLDNWKSVFHQRVRWAAKTSSYKSDFGKGLGLVVFTGNLAIILGFFFLNLWVIVSLFLLKISVDTVLIMQSNRFLNYKPKYLIASSILYPFWSVSVALFSLLGKYEWKGRHFEK